Proteins encoded within one genomic window of Ranitomeya variabilis isolate aRanVar5 chromosome 4, aRanVar5.hap1, whole genome shotgun sequence:
- the LOC143770235 gene encoding protein kinase C delta type-like, with translation MATTGRGEKSKKRSEENRKREEKRKREEESDTTDGFRKKRREEKREEKRKREEKKREKRKREEVSITTAGFRKKRREAEDNGLEDGEPTPGCSRDTETSSPYARLDMTNFAFHKVLGRGSFGKVVLTSVPSRNIYMAVKMIKKREDNENIIMRERRILLAARDCPFLCHLYAAHQSRKRAYFIMEYLSGGSLKALIEMYGSLNIDNVRFYTAEIVCGLQFLHGHNIVHRDIKPDNIMLDADGHIRIIDLGLAQDGVTSSNNISGETGTFHFMAPEVLRKRGYGTAVDWWSLGIVVSQMATGHSPFYTGSVSKMAYRAITKGEPEIPSWLDADMQDLIKKLLCKKPQKRLGVCGNIREHPFFTTIGWEDLEERRAKPPFIPFRPVLEKHLMQWPEEKKALNPMAGFNYVSPSWARLMRRSGL, from the exons ATGGCGACTACTGGACGAGGAGAAAAGAGCAAGAAGAGGAGCGAGGAGAATaggaagagagaggagaagaggaagAGAGAAGAGGAGAGTGATACCACTGATGGATTCAGgaagaagagaagagaggagaagagagaggagaagaggaagagagaagagaagaagagAGAGAAGAGGAAGAGAGAAGAGGTGAGTATTACCACTGCTGGTTTCAGGAAGAAGAGGAGAGAGGCCGAAGACAATGGATTGGAGGATGGAGAACCAACACCTGGATGCAGCAGAGACACCGAAACATCCAGCCCCTACGCCAGGCTTGACATGACCAACTTTGCCTTCCATAAAGTCTTGGGTAGAGGAAGCTTTGGGAAA GTGGTCCTGACATCAGTCCCCAGCCGAAACATCTATATGGCTGTGAAGATGATCAAGAAAAGGGAGGATAATGAGAACATCATTATGAGAGAGCGGCGGATACTCCTGGCGGCCCGAGACTGCCCATTCCTATGTCACCTGTATGCCGCACACCAGTCTCGGAAGCGTGCGTATTTCATCATGGAATATCTGTCCGGAGGCAGCCTCAAGGCTTTGATTGAGATGTATGGCTCTCTGAACATCGACAATGTAAG attctacacagcagagatcgtatgtggcctccagttcctccacggacacaacatagtccaccg aGATATTAAGCcggataacatcatgttggatgccgatggccacatccgtatcatcgaccttgggcttgcccaagatggcgtcACCTCCTCCaataacatctctggagagacgggCACTTTCCATTTCATGGCCCCAGAGGTGCTTCGCAAAAGAGGATATGGTACAGCAGTGGATTGGTGGAGCCTGGGGATTGTGGTGTCCCAGATGGCAACAGGACACTCCCCATTTTACACCGGCTCCGTCAGCAAAATGGCTTACAGAGCTATTACCAAAGGAGAGCCTGAAATTCCATCTTGGCTTGATGCTGACATGCAAGATCTTATCAAGAAGCTGCTGTGCAAAAAGCCTCAGAAGCGATTGGGTGTGTGCGGGAACATCCgagagcatccattctttaccaccatcggctgggaggatctggaggaaaggagagccAAGCCGCCATTCATaccattcaggccagttctggagaaACATCTTATGCAGTGGCCAGAGGAAAAGAAAGCCCTTAACCCCATGGCCGGCTTCAATTATGTGTCACCCAGCTGGGCCCG GTTGATGAGAAGATCTGGGCTGTGA